A genome region from Brassica oleracea var. oleracea cultivar TO1000 chromosome C2, BOL, whole genome shotgun sequence includes the following:
- the LOC106327114 gene encoding uncharacterized protein LOC106327114 → MKMRKLCPNLDNEDGLETVLEVPVPEEMFTKMGSNATGRWRNMHALMKAHAVVTAVAADMRTPASSSSMSNVNMHLQSKSDNEFVALLKIVGSPLIPFHVPLEFCLSRPINDTSIEASTAKYIVQQYVAACGGPAALNAVKSMYAVGQVRMQGSEMVAGEDEGTTTTPVRLGKGNFEVGGFVLWQKNPNLWFLELVVSGFKISAGSDGKVAWNQSSTQPSQAHRGPPRPLRRFFQGLDPRCTASLFLDAVCIGEQTVNNEDCFVLKVETPADILKAQCSPNTEVIHHTVWGYFSQRTGLLVKFGDTKLVRVKSARGKSDGVFWETSMESIIDDYKYVDSVNIAHGGRTLTTLYRYGGAVNHRRRIEEKWTIEEVDFNICGLCLESFLPPSDMNNDH, encoded by the exons ATGAAGATGAGGAAGCTTTGTCCGAATCTAGACAATGAAGACGGGTTAGAGACGGTGTTAGAGGTCCCTGTACCGGAAGAAATGTTTACGAAGATGGGAAGCAACGCGACGGGACGGTGGAGGAATATGCACGCTCTTATGAAGGCGCATGCCGTCGTGACAGCAGTCGCGGCTGACATGAGAACGCCAGCGTCTTCTTCGTCGATGAGTAATGTTAATATGCATTTGCAGTCAAAATCAGACAACGAGTTTGTGGCGTTGTTGAAGATCGTGGGAAGTCCTCTTATTCCTTTTCATGTTCCTCTCGAGTTCTGTCTCTCCCGACCCATCAATGACACTTCCATC GAGGCGTCAACAGCTAAGTATATAGTGCAGCAGTACGTGGCTGCGTGTGGAGGTCCAGCCGCTTTGAATGCAGTGAAGAGCATGTACGCAGTGGGGCAGGTGAGGATGCAAGGCTCAGAGATGGTTGCTGGAGAGGATGAAGGGACCACTACTACGCCGGTGCGGCTGGGGAAAGGCAATTTTGAAGTCGGAGGTTTTGTTTTATGGCAGAAGAATCCAAACCTTTGGTTCTTGGAGCTGGTGGTTTCCGGTTTCAAGATTAGCGCCGGTAGTGACGGCAAAGTGGCTTGGAACCAATCATCTACCCAACCTTCCCAGGCTCACCGTGGCCCTCCCCGCCCTCTCCGACGTTTTTTTCAG GGACTTGACCCGAGGTGCACGGCTAGTCTATTTCTAGACGCCGTTTGCATCGGCGAACAAACCGTAAACAACGAAGACTGTTTCGTCTTAAAGGTAGAGACACCGGCAGATATTCTCAAGGCGCAGTGTTCGCCTAATACGGAGGTGATCCACCACACGGTGTGGGGTTACTTCAGCCAACGGACGGGACTTCTCGTGAAATTCGGTGACACAAAGCTCGTGAGAGTCAAATCCGCTAGGGGCAAGAGCGACGGTGTATTTTGGGAGACAAGCATGGAGTCAATCATTGACGACTACAAGTACGTTGACTCGGTTAACATAGCACACGGTGGTCGAACGTTGACCACGCTTTATCGTTATGGAGGAGCTGTTAACCACCGGAGACGAATAGAGGAGAAATGGACGATTGAGGAAGTGGATTTTAATATTTGTGGTTTGTGTTTGGAGAGCTTCTTGCCACCGTCGGATATGAACAATGATCATTAG
- the LOC106325539 gene encoding uncharacterized protein LOC106325539 isoform X2 — MLEAADNSNVLNRGFSQLQNCFGDCSSEEELTVLPRHTKVVVTGNNRTKSVLVGLQGVVQKAVGLGGWHWLVLTNGIEVKLQRNALSVIEAPTGNEEGDDVEVEHTQWNPSDMTYEDTLKPHKSKQRGYRSARLSHKAMCRALSSDSHSKSSTITPPVNMVDLSKLDMPALQRYIRHFNLVDALPNPSKEQLLDIVQRHFMSQEMDELQVIMGFVQAAKGMKKTCRWNLREHQKH; from the exons ATGCTGGAAGCTGCTGATAACTCAAACGTCCTCAACAGAGGATTCTCTCAGCTTCAGAATTGCTTCGGTGATTGCAGTAGCGAAGAAGAACTAACCGTCCTGCCACGTCATACCAAAGTGGTGGTCACCGGAAACAACCGTACCAAATCTGTCCTCGTCGGTCTTCAAGGCGTCGTTCAGAAAGCCGTCGGGCTCGGTGGTTGGCATTGGCTG GTTTTGACAAATGGAATCGAAGTGAAGTTGCAGAGGAATGCGCTTAGTGTCATTGAAGCTCCTACAGGGAACGAAGAAGGCGATGATGTCGAAGTTGAGCATACACAATGGAATCCCTCTGATATGA CATATGAAGACACTTTGAAGCCTCACAAGTCGAAGCAAAGAGGATACAGATCAGCGCGGTTATCACATAAGGCAATGTGCAGGGCCTTATCTTCTGACTCACACTCAAAAAGCTCGACTATTACTCCTCCTGTGAACATG GTTGATCTTAGCAAATTGGATATGCCTGCATTACAGAGATACATACGACATTTTAACCTC GTGGATGCACTTCCTAACCCGTCAAAAGAGCAGCTACTTGACATTGTTCAGCGACACTTCATGTCTCAG GAGATGGATGAGCTTCAGGTTATAATGGGATTCGTTCAAGCTGCAAAAGGAATGAAGAAAACTTGCAGGTGGAATTTAAGAGAACACCAGAAACACTGA
- the LOC106325539 gene encoding uncharacterized protein LOC106325539 isoform X1, whose protein sequence is MLEAADNSNVLNRGFSQLQNCFGDCSSEEELTVLPRHTKVVVTGNNRTKSVLVGLQGVVQKAVGLGGWHWLVLTNGIEVKLQRNALSVIEAPTGNEEGDDVEVEHTQWNPSDMTYEDTLKPHKSKQRGYRSARLSHKAMCRALSSDSHSKSSTITPPVNMKVDLSKLDMPALQRYIRHFNLVDALPNPSKEQLLDIVQRHFMSQEMDELQVIMGFVQAAKGMKKTCRWNLREHQKH, encoded by the exons ATGCTGGAAGCTGCTGATAACTCAAACGTCCTCAACAGAGGATTCTCTCAGCTTCAGAATTGCTTCGGTGATTGCAGTAGCGAAGAAGAACTAACCGTCCTGCCACGTCATACCAAAGTGGTGGTCACCGGAAACAACCGTACCAAATCTGTCCTCGTCGGTCTTCAAGGCGTCGTTCAGAAAGCCGTCGGGCTCGGTGGTTGGCATTGGCTG GTTTTGACAAATGGAATCGAAGTGAAGTTGCAGAGGAATGCGCTTAGTGTCATTGAAGCTCCTACAGGGAACGAAGAAGGCGATGATGTCGAAGTTGAGCATACACAATGGAATCCCTCTGATATGA CATATGAAGACACTTTGAAGCCTCACAAGTCGAAGCAAAGAGGATACAGATCAGCGCGGTTATCACATAAGGCAATGTGCAGGGCCTTATCTTCTGACTCACACTCAAAAAGCTCGACTATTACTCCTCCTGTGAACATG AAGGTTGATCTTAGCAAATTGGATATGCCTGCATTACAGAGATACATACGACATTTTAACCTC GTGGATGCACTTCCTAACCCGTCAAAAGAGCAGCTACTTGACATTGTTCAGCGACACTTCATGTCTCAG GAGATGGATGAGCTTCAGGTTATAATGGGATTCGTTCAAGCTGCAAAAGGAATGAAGAAAACTTGCAGGTGGAATTTAAGAGAACACCAGAAACACTGA